The Oscillospiraceae bacterium genome contains a region encoding:
- the murK_2 gene encoding N-acetylmuramic acid/N-acetylglucosamine kinase: protein MKYVLGIDSGGTKYLVRACTPAGEPLAEYVGPPAGHYRFERDEVLRRVNGNIDACLARFGGHRRDCAFLVCGTTGIDSDRDSRVVQEIYEGLSGFRCPVLCVNDAQVAQFAVTGGVGAVVIAGTGSIAFGCNEKGETARCGGWPPCIFGDEGSGSWVSTRALNHLSLLMDGRVEPSLLSGMLSEALHLEKREDLIGVCIDIEHMCWKNPGLTALVDRAAAQGDAYAVGILREAAQHTFALADTIVRRLKLAEMPVFRVGAWGSAIVKSPLHFGFFKEQFEAKYGNVEVRIATEDAAMGACRMAAARLAAGGR from the coding sequence ATGAAATACGTCCTGGGAATAGACAGCGGGGGCACAAAGTACCTGGTGCGCGCCTGCACGCCCGCGGGGGAGCCCCTGGCGGAATATGTGGGGCCGCCGGCCGGGCATTACCGGTTTGAGCGGGACGAGGTGCTGCGGCGGGTGAACGGGAATATCGACGCCTGCCTGGCAAGGTTCGGCGGCCACCGCCGGGACTGCGCGTTCCTGGTGTGCGGCACCACCGGCATTGATTCCGACCGGGACAGCCGGGTGGTGCAGGAGATCTACGAGGGGCTCAGCGGGTTCCGATGCCCGGTGCTCTGCGTAAACGACGCGCAGGTGGCCCAGTTTGCTGTGACCGGCGGGGTGGGGGCCGTGGTGATCGCGGGCACGGGCTCGATCGCGTTCGGCTGCAACGAAAAGGGAGAGACCGCCCGCTGCGGCGGCTGGCCGCCCTGCATTTTTGGGGACGAGGGCTCCGGCAGCTGGGTGAGCACCCGGGCGCTGAACCATTTGAGCCTGCTGATGGACGGGCGGGTGGAGCCCTCGCTGCTGAGCGGGATGCTGAGCGAGGCGCTGCACCTGGAAAAGAGGGAGGACCTGATCGGCGTGTGCATCGACATTGAGCACATGTGCTGGAAGAACCCCGGCCTGACCGCGCTGGTGGACCGCGCGGCCGCGCAGGGCGACGCCTACGCGGTGGGCATTCTGCGGGAGGCCGCGCAGCACACCTTTGCGCTGGCCGACACCATTGTGCGGCGGCTGAAGCTGGCCGAAATGCCGGTGTTCCGGGTGGGGGCCTGGGGCAGCGCGATTGTGAAAAGCCCGCTGCACTTTGGCTTTTTTAAGGAACAGTTCGAGGCGAAGTACGGCAATGTGGAGGTGCGCATTGCCACGGAGGACGCGGCCATGGGCGCCTGCCGCATGGCGGCGGCCCGGCTGGCCGCCGGCGGACGGTAG
- the gbsB gene encoding alcohol dehydrogenase, with translation MDFTLMQDARILYGEGRTGEVGALLRQLGVQKALVVCDEGVKRAGIADQVTASLQTAGVEFAVFDRVQADPPSALVDEGAAFCRRGGYGAVVAVGGGSSIDTAKGINLLRCNEGGIMEYADPARPMNRAENLVVIPTTSGTGSELSDGLVITSPEHVKCPILAVNAMANYIILDPLLTVGLPAGLTASTGMDALAHSVESYTSTLANLLTDQISEANIRCVVQWLPRAVEHPGEVEPRAHMAVASMLGGWMLRYGHTHAGHSAAHVLGARCGIPHGYACAYALPWVLEFNAPAIPEKTKKLGLLLGCAFTGGETPQQIGAQVRRALIRFRDEALRLRPITDFTPRPAGLDALAAEIETELFQAFNPRKMSREDARELLEKIFA, from the coding sequence ATGGATTTTACCCTGATGCAGGACGCCCGGATTTTATACGGCGAGGGCAGGACGGGCGAGGTGGGCGCGCTGCTGCGGCAGCTGGGCGTTCAAAAAGCGCTGGTGGTGTGCGACGAGGGGGTAAAGCGCGCGGGCATTGCCGACCAGGTGACCGCAAGCCTGCAAACGGCCGGGGTGGAATTTGCGGTGTTTGACCGGGTGCAGGCCGACCCGCCCAGCGCCCTGGTGGACGAGGGCGCGGCCTTTTGCAGGCGCGGGGGATACGGCGCCGTGGTGGCGGTGGGCGGAGGGAGCAGCATCGACACGGCCAAAGGCATCAACCTGCTGCGCTGCAACGAGGGGGGCATTATGGAATATGCCGACCCGGCCCGGCCCATGAACCGGGCGGAGAATCTGGTGGTGATCCCCACGACCTCGGGCACCGGGAGCGAACTGTCGGACGGGCTGGTGATCACCAGCCCGGAGCATGTGAAATGCCCGATCCTGGCGGTGAACGCCATGGCAAACTACATTATTCTGGACCCGCTGCTCACGGTGGGGCTGCCCGCCGGGCTTACCGCCTCCACCGGCATGGACGCGCTGGCCCACTCGGTGGAATCGTACACCTCCACGCTGGCAAACCTGCTGACCGACCAGATCAGCGAGGCGAACATCCGCTGCGTGGTGCAGTGGCTGCCCCGGGCGGTGGAACATCCCGGGGAGGTGGAGCCGCGGGCCCATATGGCGGTGGCCAGCATGCTGGGCGGCTGGATGCTGCGGTACGGCCACACCCACGCGGGCCACTCGGCGGCCCATGTGCTGGGAGCCAGGTGCGGCATCCCCCACGGCTACGCCTGCGCCTATGCGCTGCCCTGGGTGCTGGAATTCAATGCGCCGGCGATCCCCGAAAAAACAAAAAAGCTGGGGCTGTTGCTGGGCTGTGCGTTCACCGGCGGCGAGACACCGCAGCAGATCGGCGCACAGGTGCGCCGGGCGCTCATCCGTTTCCGGGACGAGGCGCTGCGGCTGCGCCCCATTACCGACTTTACCCCACGGCCGGCCGGGCTGGACGCGCTGGCGGCGGAGATCGAAACGGAGCTGTTCCAGGCGTTCAACCCCCGCAAAATGAGCCGGGAGGATGCGCGGGAGCTGCTGGAGAAAATATTTGCGTGA
- a CDS encoding DNA-binding response regulator — MAHILLIEDDPLLAAGLAYNLEKQGHTTAQAASGAEGLAALAGAELVLLDVNLPDTDGFALAGQIRQKSGAPLIFITAHDLDEEMVRAFELGADDYITKPFNLQVALGRIGAVLRRAGAGAEAGVLRIGALEVDPARGRAGFAGTPLELTPTEYRLLLALVENRGRVVTRQQLLERLWDSDADFVDEHTLTLNVSRLRAKLGAEYIHTVRGLGYRLAEEGGA; from the coding sequence ATGGCGCACATTCTTTTGATCGAGGACGATCCGCTTTTGGCGGCAGGCCTTGCTTACAACCTGGAAAAGCAGGGCCACACCACCGCCCAGGCGGCCAGCGGGGCAGAGGGGCTGGCGGCGCTGGCCGGGGCGGAGCTGGTGCTGCTGGATGTGAACCTGCCGGACACGGACGGGTTTGCGCTGGCGGGGCAGATCCGCCAAAAAAGCGGAGCGCCGCTGATTTTTATCACGGCGCACGACCTGGACGAGGAGATGGTGAGGGCGTTTGAGCTGGGCGCCGACGACTACATCACGAAGCCCTTTAATCTGCAGGTGGCGCTGGGGCGCATCGGCGCGGTGCTGCGGCGGGCGGGCGCGGGCGCGGAGGCCGGGGTGCTGCGGATAGGGGCGCTGGAGGTGGACCCGGCCCGGGGCAGGGCCGGGTTTGCGGGCACGCCGCTGGAGCTCACCCCCACCGAGTACCGGCTGCTGCTGGCCCTGGTGGAAAACCGGGGGCGGGTGGTGACCCGGCAGCAGCTTTTGGAGCGCCTGTGGGACAGCGATGCGGATTTTGTGGACGAGCACACCCTGACCCTGAATGTGAGCCGCCTGCGGGCAAAGCTGGGCGCGGAATACATCCACACCGTGCGGGGCCTTGGCTACCGGCTGGCAGAGGAGGGCGGGGCATGA
- a CDS encoding macrolide ABC transporter ATP-binding protein: MEILKTEGLKKYYGEGEGLVKALDGVDLSIEAGSFTAIVGTSGSGKSTLLHMLGGLDVPTGGTVTVGEKTISTMNDEELTVFRRRQIGFVFQNYNLVPMLTVHENILLPVQLDGAQPDLGYVAQIEQLLGLAEKRERMPSSLSGGQQQRVAIARALAAKPAILLADEPTGNLDSKTSLEVLGLLKRSGRQFHQTIVMITHNEEIAQMADRILRIEDGRLVGGEGR, translated from the coding sequence ATGGAGATATTGAAAACCGAAGGCCTGAAAAAGTATTACGGCGAGGGGGAAGGACTGGTAAAGGCGCTGGACGGCGTGGATCTTTCCATTGAGGCGGGCAGCTTTACCGCCATTGTGGGGACCTCCGGCAGCGGCAAGAGCACCCTTTTGCATATGCTGGGCGGGCTGGATGTTCCCACCGGGGGCACCGTGACCGTGGGGGAAAAGACCATCTCCACCATGAACGATGAGGAGCTCACCGTGTTCCGCCGCCGCCAGATCGGGTTTGTGTTCCAGAATTACAACCTGGTGCCCATGCTGACCGTGCACGAAAACATCCTGCTGCCGGTGCAGCTGGACGGCGCGCAGCCGGACCTTGGGTATGTTGCGCAGATCGAACAGCTTTTGGGACTTGCTGAAAAGCGGGAGCGCATGCCCTCGAGCCTTTCGGGCGGGCAGCAGCAGCGGGTGGCCATTGCCCGCGCGCTGGCCGCAAAGCCCGCCATCCTGCTGGCCGACGAGCCCACCGGGAACCTGGACTCCAAGACGAGCCTGGAGGTGCTGGGGCTGCTGAAGCGGAGCGGCCGGCAGTTCCACCAGACCATCGTGATGATCACCCACAACGAGGAGATCGCCCAGATGGCGGACCGCATCCTGCGCATTGAGGACGGCCGCCTTGTGGGGGGTGAGGGCAGGTGA
- a CDS encoding ABC transporter permease, with translation MALDRNNNRNIVGRLARRGVRAGRRTSLLTTLTIALTAALVTAAILQLTGTVNSQKKLLERAQHVIYMNLDAAQVQELGADGRVSEALRYKSGGGVEENGVFVQPCYLEPGGAEMDTYKLAEGRAPAAMNEAAADKAMLRAYGLPEQIGTEITVHFLNSEPETFTVVGLTDLEAGGGKQSRYSLILSEEYAENGPQLAGEPWMLMARMRGGANMQGPALEELVYRVGEEHGLKHQNVNPNNYYIDLRTIKANMVMGGVGFAALLAAVSLLVIYSVFYLSVGGRVRQFGQLRTIGMTQKQLRRMVKTEGWLLWALGAPAGCLIGTAAMLAFGPPNGWTPASGAVAVAAGLAACAAAVRLGIQKPAALAAAASPIEAARYQAFRPKGKGKKEKTRAALASRPLTPWGLARVSFARNLKKNLLTILSLAVGGTLFMTAAIYLEGWNLEEYSRQAEFEKGEYVVYFDYNQQNSLENGAAELQLKGLMGPEFQQALRQVPGVEAVTASHGVTAKLRWGDVDDRDALMPIGPEAEPTLLKNLEDGTGAYAELERTGGLYVGMSGMWRELFGKAPQAGDEIEVTYYNGELRTVTLPVVGVGGNGVRDDDPSMSGLFISQGTAQKLFGDMDTTDSLTVTMAGHSHTAEDDANMQAFMSAYPQLRLSCFNEHMEASVSIYATLRGTCMGLAGFIILFSMINLLNTLLSTLMTRRQELAMLAALGMTRRQQQAMLQWENLWMTVINLAATAALGTLSGWGLCRLMDRLGAHYITFSFPALWFAAYAVISLAAPALISALCLRSFTKESLTERLRAAED, from the coding sequence ATGGCGCTGGATCGAAACAACAACCGGAACATTGTGGGCCGGCTGGCCCGGCGCGGTGTGCGTGCCGGCCGCCGCACCAGCCTGCTTACCACCCTGACCATTGCCCTGACGGCGGCGCTGGTAACGGCGGCCATTCTGCAGCTCACCGGCACGGTAAACAGCCAGAAGAAGCTGCTGGAGCGCGCCCAGCACGTTATTTATATGAACCTGGACGCGGCGCAGGTACAGGAGCTGGGCGCCGACGGGCGGGTGAGCGAAGCCCTGCGCTACAAATCGGGCGGCGGGGTGGAAGAAAACGGCGTGTTCGTTCAGCCCTGCTATCTTGAGCCGGGCGGCGCGGAGATGGACACCTACAAGCTGGCGGAGGGCCGCGCGCCCGCCGCAATGAACGAGGCGGCGGCGGACAAAGCCATGCTGCGGGCTTACGGGCTGCCGGAGCAGATCGGCACGGAGATCACCGTTCATTTTTTGAACAGCGAGCCGGAGACCTTTACGGTGGTGGGGCTGACCGACCTGGAGGCGGGCGGCGGAAAGCAGAGTCGCTATTCCCTGATCCTTTCGGAGGAGTATGCCGAAAACGGGCCGCAGCTTGCGGGCGAGCCCTGGATGCTGATGGCCCGCATGCGGGGAGGGGCGAATATGCAGGGCCCCGCGCTGGAGGAGCTGGTCTACAGGGTGGGCGAGGAACACGGCCTGAAGCACCAGAACGTGAACCCCAACAACTATTACATCGACCTGCGCACCATCAAGGCGAACATGGTGATGGGCGGCGTGGGGTTTGCGGCGCTGCTGGCGGCGGTGAGCCTGCTGGTGATCTACAGCGTTTTTTATCTCTCGGTGGGCGGCCGGGTGCGGCAGTTCGGCCAGCTGCGCACCATCGGCATGACCCAAAAGCAGCTGCGCCGCATGGTGAAGACCGAGGGCTGGCTGCTGTGGGCCCTGGGCGCGCCGGCCGGCTGCCTGATCGGCACGGCGGCCATGCTGGCGTTCGGGCCCCCGAACGGGTGGACCCCGGCCAGCGGGGCGGTAGCCGTTGCCGCCGGCCTTGCGGCCTGCGCGGCGGCGGTGCGCCTGGGCATCCAGAAGCCCGCGGCGCTTGCGGCGGCGGCCAGCCCCATTGAGGCGGCGCGCTACCAGGCGTTTCGGCCAAAGGGGAAGGGCAAAAAGGAAAAAACGCGGGCGGCGCTTGCCTCAAGGCCTTTGACCCCCTGGGGATTGGCCCGGGTCAGCTTTGCCCGCAACCTGAAAAAGAACCTGCTCACCATCCTTTCCCTGGCGGTGGGGGGCACCCTGTTCATGACCGCCGCCATCTATCTGGAGGGCTGGAACCTGGAAGAGTACAGCCGGCAGGCGGAGTTTGAAAAGGGCGAATATGTTGTTTACTTTGACTACAACCAGCAAAACAGCCTGGAAAACGGCGCCGCGGAGCTGCAGCTCAAGGGGTTGATGGGCCCGGAATTTCAGCAGGCCCTGCGGCAGGTGCCCGGGGTGGAGGCGGTGACCGCCTCTCACGGGGTGACGGCAAAGCTGCGCTGGGGGGATGTGGACGACCGGGATGCCCTGATGCCCATTGGGCCGGAAGCGGAACCCACCCTGCTGAAAAACCTGGAGGACGGCACGGGGGCTTATGCCGAGCTGGAGCGCACCGGCGGCCTGTATGTGGGTATGAGCGGCATGTGGAGAGAGCTGTTTGGAAAAGCCCCCCAGGCGGGGGACGAGATTGAGGTCACCTACTACAACGGCGAGCTGCGCACGGTCACCCTGCCTGTGGTGGGGGTCGGCGGCAACGGGGTGCGGGACGACGACCCGTCGATGAGCGGCCTGTTCATCAGCCAGGGCACCGCCCAGAAGCTGTTCGGGGATATGGACACCACCGACAGCCTGACGGTGACCATGGCGGGCCACAGCCACACCGCCGAGGACGACGCGAACATGCAGGCCTTTATGAGCGCCTACCCGCAGCTGCGGCTCTCGTGCTTTAACGAGCACATGGAGGCGAGCGTTTCGATTTACGCCACACTGCGGGGCACATGCATGGGGCTTGCGGGCTTTATCATCCTGTTCAGCATGATCAACCTGCTGAACACCCTGCTCTCGACCCTGATGACCCGGCGGCAGGAGCTGGCGATGCTGGCCGCCCTGGGCATGACCCGCCGCCAGCAGCAGGCCATGCTGCAATGGGAAAACCTGTGGATGACCGTGATCAACCTGGCGGCCACCGCCGCTTTGGGCACGCTGAGCGGCTGGGGGCTGTGCAGGCTGATGGATCGCCTGGGCGCGCACTATATCACCTTCAGCTTCCCGGCGCTGTGGTTTGCCGCCTATGCGGTGATCTCGCTGGCGGCGCCGGCGCTCATCAGCGCATTGTGCCTGCGCAGCTTTACAAAAGAAAGCCTTACCGAGCGGCTGCGCGCGGCGGAGGACTGA
- the ypwA gene encoding carboxypeptidase 1 yields the protein MNDAMNRLQALQKQMYALQYALNLIDYDAQTVAPSEGYAGRGEALEVLSASQYALIADPALPALLESARQGELTPQQAAELAELQKQYDQLSRIPAAEYAAFAKLTNQAQNAWEKAKAASDFSLFAPWLGQIVAARRRFAAYFDPQKAPYDVWLDQFEKGLSMAQCDEFFAQLKRTIQPLVRRIVTEGKAPAAAFLQNTWPLEAQRRLSAYLMGLLGLDPGHCQLGESEHPFTNELYKGDVRITTHYHENDLASSMYSVIHEGGHALYELHIADRLAYTCLSGGATMGLHESQSRLYENYLGRSLPFIRCIWPELTRLFPAQLAGVSAEQFYKAVNQCRPSLIRTEADEVTYCLHVMVRYELEKRLLSGSLAVADLPAAWNDQMKELLGVEVPCDAQGVLQDIHWACGDLGYFPSYALGTAYGAQIMAKMRSELDVDALLEAGQFATINAWLEDRIWQYGKEKSPAWLLQNACGAPFDPHYYTDYLVEKYSKIYEL from the coding sequence ATGAACGATGCCATGAACCGGCTGCAGGCGCTGCAAAAGCAGATGTACGCGCTGCAATATGCCCTGAACCTGATCGATTACGACGCCCAGACCGTTGCCCCCAGCGAGGGGTACGCCGGCCGGGGCGAAGCGCTCGAGGTGCTCAGCGCCTCGCAGTACGCCCTGATCGCCGACCCCGCCCTTCCCGCCCTGCTGGAAAGCGCCCGCCAGGGGGAGCTCACCCCCCAGCAGGCCGCCGAACTCGCCGAGCTGCAAAAGCAGTACGACCAGCTCAGCCGTATCCCCGCGGCCGAGTACGCGGCCTTTGCCAAGCTCACGAACCAGGCGCAGAATGCCTGGGAAAAGGCCAAGGCCGCCAGCGACTTCTCGCTCTTCGCGCCCTGGCTCGGGCAGATCGTTGCGGCCCGCCGCCGCTTTGCCGCTTACTTCGACCCGCAAAAAGCGCCTTACGACGTCTGGCTCGACCAGTTTGAAAAGGGCCTGTCCATGGCCCAGTGCGACGAATTTTTCGCCCAGCTCAAGCGCACCATCCAGCCGCTGGTGCGGCGCATCGTCACCGAGGGCAAAGCCCCCGCGGCCGCCTTTTTGCAGAACACCTGGCCGCTGGAGGCGCAGCGCCGCCTCTCCGCCTACCTGATGGGGCTGCTGGGGCTTGATCCCGGCCACTGCCAGTTGGGCGAGAGCGAGCACCCCTTTACCAACGAGCTCTACAAAGGCGATGTGCGCATCACCACCCACTACCATGAAAACGACCTCGCCAGCAGCATGTACTCGGTCATCCACGAGGGCGGCCACGCCTTGTACGAACTGCACATTGCCGACCGCCTGGCCTACACCTGCCTTTCCGGCGGGGCCACCATGGGCCTGCACGAGAGCCAGAGCCGCCTGTACGAAAACTATCTCGGCCGCAGCCTGCCCTTCATCCGCTGCATCTGGCCCGAGCTCACAAGGCTGTTCCCCGCCCAGCTGGCCGGCGTGAGCGCCGAGCAGTTCTACAAGGCCGTCAACCAGTGCCGCCCCAGCCTCATCCGCACCGAGGCCGACGAGGTGACCTATTGCCTGCACGTGATGGTGCGCTACGAGCTGGAAAAGCGCCTTCTGAGCGGCAGCCTGGCGGTGGCCGATCTGCCCGCCGCCTGGAACGATCAGATGAAGGAGCTTTTGGGCGTGGAGGTCCCCTGCGACGCCCAGGGCGTTCTGCAGGACATTCACTGGGCCTGCGGCGATCTCGGCTACTTCCCCAGCTATGCCCTGGGCACGGCCTACGGCGCCCAGATCATGGCAAAAATGCGCTCCGAGCTGGATGTGGACGCCCTGCTGGAAGCCGGTCAGTTCGCCACCATCAATGCATGGCTCGAAGACCGCATCTGGCAGTACGGCAAGGAAAAAAGCCCCGCCTGGCTTTTGCAGAACGCCTGCGGCGCTCCCTTTGACCCCCACTATTACACCGATTATCTGGTGGAAAAATACTCAAAAATATACGAATTGTAA